A DNA window from Ammospiza caudacuta isolate bAmmCau1 chromosome 21, bAmmCau1.pri, whole genome shotgun sequence contains the following coding sequences:
- the LOC131567006 gene encoding steroid 21-hydroxylase-like has translation MAAAALLLGLLSLLLSLSLLSRLSRRGDGRGPRWGVLHPQGALHLSRLTRRHGPVLRLRAAGRGECGIPNPSRTCPEPPNPTLTELPGTPEPDPTPAARDPRTRHQPNRPGPHSPPNSPPCSPGTLRAPNSALSPCVLEYPQPLLFPAEVLVPSSVATIREALVRHWGDWLGRPHSYLGSLVSRGGRDLALGDPCPGWRRQRGAVRGALARAGGHLGPLLWLQGQELCEELRSYGEAPLDPFEVFTFHTCSTIARLLFGELVPPPGELRAFSRCLGELLQVWGHSSVRVLDLLPLLRALPNPGLRKLLQLVQHRDMFVETQIQRHQACPSPPPDSVLGALLGRNPGAREGPLSPPRLHMALVDLFIGGTETTAAALGWAVAFLLHRPELQVRLRAELQGAQGPPGPGDMGRLPLLQATVSETLRLRPPAPLALPHCALRHTSLGGLPVAAGTVLIPNLLAAQQDPDIWQHPEVFLPERFLAPGAPSRSLLPFGCGARSCPGEGLARAELFVFLGLILREFRLEPGPEGLPELRGSPGTVLRCPSFRLRMVPCQPPGLP, from the exons ATGgcggctgcggcgctgctgctgggcctgctgtcgCTGCTGCTGTCGCTGTCGCTGCTGTCGCGACTGTCGCGGCGTGGCGATGGGCGCGGCCCGCGCTGGGGCGTGCTGCACCCACAGGGGGCGCTGCACCTGAGCCGCCTGACGCGGCGGCACGGGCCCGTGCTGCGCCTGCGCGCGGCGGGCCGCGGTGAGTGCGGGATCCCCAACCCCAGCCGAACTTGCCCGGAACCCCCGAACCCGACCCTGACCGAGCTGCCCGGGACCCCCGAACCCGACCCCACCCCAGCCGCCCGGGACCCCCGAACCCGACACCAACCCAACCGCCCgggaccccacagccccccaaactcccctccctgctccccagggactctCCGAGCCCCCAActctgccctttccccctgCG TTTTGGAgtacccccagcccctcctcttccctgcaGAGGTGCTGGTGCCGAGCTCGGTGGCGACCATCCGCGAGGCGCTGGTccggcactggggggactggCTGGGGCGCCCCCACAGCTATCTGG GGTCGCTGGTGTCACGGGGGGGCCGGGACCTGGCACTGGGAgacccctgccctggctggcggcggcagcggggagCAGTTCGGGGGGCACTGGCACGGGCTGGGGGGCATCTCGGGCCCCTCCTttggctgcagggccaggagttgtGTGAG GAGCTGCGTTCGTATGGGGAGGCCCCCCTGGACCCCTTTGAGGTGTTCACCTtccacacctgcagcaccatcGCACGCCTCCTCTTTGGGGAGCTG GTGCCCCCTCCAGGGGAGCTCCGGGCCTTCTCACGCTgcctgggggagctgctgcaggtctgGGGGCACAGCAGTGTTCGGGTGCTGgacctgctgcccctgctgcgg GCCCTGCCCAACCCGGGACTGcggaagctgctgcagcttgtCCAGCACCGTGACATGTTTGTGGAGACCCAGATCCAGCGGCATCAG GCgtgcccctcccctcccccagaCTCAGTTctgggggcactgctggggcgTAATCCTGGGGCACGGGagggccccctgagccccccccgGCTGCACATGGCGCTGGTGGACCTGTTCATTGGGGGAACTGAGACCACTGCGGCggcgctgggctgggctgtggcctTCCTGCTGCACCGCCCCGAG ctgcaggtgcgGCTGCGGGCGGAGctgcagggggcacagggaccacCCGGGCCAGGGGACATGGGGCGCCTGCCCCTTCTTCAGGCCACCGTCAGCGAGACCCTGCGGCTGCGACCCCCTGCGCCCCTGGCGCTGCCCCACTGCGCCCTGCGCCACACCAG TCTTGGGGGGCTCCCCGTGGCAGCCGGCACTGTCCTGATCCCCAACCTGCTGGCAGCCCAACAGGACCCTGACATCTGGCAGCACCCTGAGGTCTTCCTGCCCG AGCGGTTCCTGGCGCCGGGCGCCCCCTCGCGGTCGCTGCTGCCGTTCGGCTGCGGGGCGCGATCGTGCCCGGGGGAGGGGCTGGCGCGGGCCGAGCTCTTCGTGTTCCTGGGTCTGATCCTGCGGGAATTCCGTCTGGAGCCGGGCCCGGAGGGACTGCCGGAGCTGAGGGGCTCACCGGGCACGGTGCTGCGCTGCCCCTCCTTTCGCCTGCGTAtggtgccctgccagcccccggGCTTACCCTGA
- the LOC131567001 gene encoding COMM domain-containing protein 4-like, with amino-acid sequence SVKLKLICIQVFWDLLGQAIEYDKVLKLSSGAQARPPSHLQSGDVKATIAVLGFILSSAAKHSIDNESLSSELQQLGL; translated from the exons TCAGTGAAGCTTAAGCTGATCTGCATCCAGGTGTtttgggacctgctggggcaggccATCGAG taTGACAAGGTCCTGAAGCTGTCCTCAGGTGCACA AGCTCgccctccttcccatctgcagtCAGGGGATGTGAAGGCAACCATTGCTGTCCTCGGCTTCATCCTCTCCAGTGCAGCCAAGCACAGTATAGACAATGAGTCTCTGtcaagtgagctgcagcagctgggactg